The following are encoded together in the Stegostoma tigrinum isolate sSteTig4 chromosome 42, sSteTig4.hap1, whole genome shotgun sequence genome:
- the rnaseh2c gene encoding ribonuclease H2 subunit C produces the protein MAADSVITVDLSSLKFSARDQLHLLPVAIESDGSAKVEQYFSPAVRHRDGELQVSYRGRALQGRDLPVPPGYVGLVLKEDHKPCLEEEDRNVSVKSSFSSVTYWNLGSPPAEDDSVVMAMGWTQIAEALHAPVEEQ, from the exons ATGGCGGCCGACTCAGTGATCACTGTGGATCTGAGTTCCCTGAAGTTCTCCGCCAGGGACCAGCTTCACTTGTTGCCTGTTGCTATCGAATCTGACGGCAGTGCCAAAGTGGAGCAGTACTTCAGCCCAGCTGTGCGGCACAGAGATGGGG AGTTGCAGGTGTCCTATCGAGGCCGAGCCTTGCAAGGTCGGGATCTTCCTGTGCCCCCTGGATATGTTGGACTTGTTCTGAAAGAGGACCATAAACCGTGCCTGGAGGAGGAG GACCGGAACGTCAGTGTTAAATCATCTTTCTCTTCAGTGACTTACTGGAACCTGGGATCTCCCCCAGCAGAAGACGACAGCGTGGTCATGGCGATGGGCTGGactcagattgcagaagct CTTCATGCACCTGTAGAAGAACAGTGA